From Zingiber officinale cultivar Zhangliang chromosome 5B, Zo_v1.1, whole genome shotgun sequence, the proteins below share one genomic window:
- the LOC121985654 gene encoding uncharacterized protein YpgQ-like: MAAEKSEIVRKAEILIAETMCGRDASHDAAHAFRVRDVALSLAKEEALSPSSLEIVELAALLHDIGDYKYTKDFVEDTTIIEKFIKEEGLDESKREKILSIIKNMGFKNEVACASFSNSLEFCIVQDADRLDAIGAIGIARCFVYGGSKNHVMYDPEIPPREDLTKEKYTMKDAKTTIINHFHEKLFKLKDLMKTKAGKRRAERRHKFMEDYLLEFHMEWDGRA; encoded by the exons ATGGCGGCCGAGAAGTCGGAAATCGTACGGAAGGCGGAGATCCTGATTGCGGAAACCATGTGCGGTCGCGACGCCTCTCACGATGCAGCCCACGCTTTTCGAGTGCGGGACGTTGCCCTTTCCCTTGCTAAAGAGGAGGCCTTGAGCCCTTCCTCTCTCGAGATC GTTGAACTTGCGGCCCTTCTTCACGACATAG GAGATTACAAGTATACAAA GGATTTTGTGGAGGACACAACCATCATTGAGAAATTtataaaggaagagggacttgATGAAAGCAAAAGGGAAAAAATCCTGAGTATTATTAAGAACATGG GGTTCAAAAATGAAGTTGCCTGTGCATCTTTTTCTAATTCTTTGGAATTCTGTATTGTTCAAGATGCTGACCGTCTCGATGCAATTGGTGCAAttg GAATTGCTCGATGCTTTGTATATGGTGGAAGTAAGAATCATGTAATGTATGACCCTGAAATACCACCTCGCGAGGATTTAACAAAAGAGAAGTATACCATGAAAGATGCAAAGACTACCATCATAAATCATTTTCACGAGAAGCTTTTCAAACTGAAGGATTTGATGAAGACAAAG GCTGGTAAAAGAAGAGCTGAGAGACGGCACAAGTTCATGGAGGATTACTTACTAGAGTTCCATATGGAATGGGACGGGAGAGCTTGA
- the LOC121985652 gene encoding UDP-glycosyltransferase 82A1-like yields MGQRRRSRSRIVLVPFPAQGHVSPMLHLARLLHARGLDVTVATPDFIHRRLVAAGGGGGSGGCRLVSIPSGLDAEGDATPDFSAIERAMESHMPPHLERLLLDEEEEAVTCVVVDLLASWAIPVARRCGVHVAGFWPAMLATFRIISAIPELINRGLISEYGSPVNHQEQLAAAEESLTLAGQAKLSTKELPWLVGNPATQRSRFIFWLRVLERAKSVQYLLVNSFPHESGQLEQSSHHHHPQPLPIGPLLFAHRTANISMWEADRSCLRWLQQHPPGSVVYVSFGSWVAPFSPEKIAEIAFGLEASGRPFLWVLKEDDSWRAGLPPGFPGSRAGMIVSWAPQEEVLRSPAVGCYLTHCGWNSTLEAIQYEKRLLCHPVAGDQFVNAAFIVKVWGIGAMLDGAGRSAIEDGIRRAMASDEGEEMQASVERLRRRVMGDGEGSSKAIENLQCFLDRMKQNMQ; encoded by the exons ATGGGGCAGCGCCGCCGCTCAAGATCACGGATCGTCCTGGTGCCGTTTCCGGCTCAAGGGCACGTCTCCCCCATGCTCCACCTAGCGCGCCTCCTCCATGCACGCGGCCTCGACGTGACGGTGGCCACGCCGGACTTCATCCACCGCCGCCTAGTCGCcgcaggcggcggcggcggcagcggcGGATGTCGGTTAGTGTCGATCCCCAGCGGCCTCGACGCCGAAGGCGATGCCACGCCGGATTTCTCGGCCATCGAGCGGGCGATGGAAAGCCACATGCCGCCGCACCTGGAGCGGCTGCTGCTggatgaagaggaagaggccgTGACGTGCGTGGTGGTCGACCTGTTGGCCTCGTGGGCGATACCGGTCGCGAGGCGCTGCGGAGTCCACGTGGCTGGATTCTGGCCAGCGATGCTCGCGACTTTCCGTATCATCTCCGCCATCCCTGAGTTGATTAACAGGGGCCTCATATCTGAATACG GAAGTCCtgtaaaccatcaagaacagctGGCGGCGGCGGAGGAGTCACTGACCCTGGCGGGGCAAGCCAAGCTGAGCACCAAGGAGTTGCCATGGCTGGTGGGCAACCCTGCCACCCAACGGTCGCGGTTCATCTTCTGGCTGCGAGTCCTGGAACGTGCCAAATCCGTGCAGTATCTACTGGTCAACTCCTTCCCCCACGAATCAGGTCAACTTGAGCAGAGTTCCCACCACCACCACCCGCAGCCTCTTCCGATTGGCCCCTTGTTGTTCGCCCACCGCACCGCCAACATCAGCATGTGGGAAGCAGACCGCAGCTGCCTGCGCTGGTTGCAGCAGCACCCTCCCGGTTCCGTCGTCTACGTGTCGTTCGGCAGCTGGGTGGCGCCGTTCTCGCCGGAAAAGATCGCCGAGATTGCGTTCGGGCTCGAGGCTTCCGGGCGGCCGTTCCTGTGGGTGCTGAAGGAGGACGATTCCTGGAGGGCCGGCCTTCCGCCCGGGTTCCCGGGGAGCCGGGCCGGGATGATCGTGAGCTGGGCGCCGCAGGAGGAGGTGCTGAGGAGCCCCGCCGTGGGGTGCTACCTCACGCACTGCGGGTGGAACTCGACCTTGGAGGCGATCCAGTACGAGAAGAGGCTGCTGTGCCACCCGGTCGCCGGGGACCAGTTCGTGAACGCCGCGTTCATCGTCAAGGTGTGGGGCATCGGCGCCATGCTTGACGGCGCCGGGAGGTCCGCCATTGAGGACGGCATCAGAAGGGCGATGGCGAGCGACGAGGGCGAGGAGATGCAGGCGAGCGTGGAGCGGCTGAGGAGGAGAGTCATGGGGGATGGCGAAGGCAGTTCCAAAGCCATAGAAAATTTACAGTGTTTCTTGGATCGGATGAAGCAAAACATGCAATAG
- the LOC121985655 gene encoding general transcription and DNA repair factor IIH helicase subunit XPD-like produces MKFKIDDVTVYFPYEHIYPEQYEYMVELKRTLDARGHCLLEMPTGTGKTVALLSLIISYSLSRASNRGPLKLIYCTRTVHEMEKILAELRLFLSHLPSELRSSLLALGLSSRKNLCINPIALSAASRDSVDSACRRLTASWVRASAAENPAVPTCDFFESFDRAASSSNAAVLLPSGVYSLQDLRAVGRERGWCPYFLARQTIHHANVVVYSYQYLLDPKVASIISKEMQKECVVVFDEAHNIDNVCIEALSVSVRRQTLDGAARNLNRMTQEIDRFKATDATRLRTEYNRLLEGLAQRGNLALTDAWLGNPALPDDILKEAVPGNIRRAEHFLSVLRRLVQYLNGRLETENVETEGPVAFVASVNSQAGIDQKMLRFCYDRLHSLMLTLEITDTDEFLHIQTVCDFATLIGTYTRGFSIIIEPFDQRMPHIPDPVLQLSCHDASIAIKPIFDRFQSVIITSGTLSPIDLYPRLLNFNPVISRSFTMSLTRDCICPMILTRGSDQAQITTQFGIRTEEAVVRNYGKLLLEMVSAVPDGIVCFFVSYSYMDGIINSWNEMGILQDVMQHKLVFIETQDVVETTLALDNYRRACDCGRGAVFLSVARGKVAEGIDFDRHYGRLVIMFGVPFQYTKSRILLARLEYLRETFQIKEGDFLTFDALRQAAQCVGRVIRSKADYGMMIFADQRYNRRDKHSKLPGWILSHLRDAHLNLSTDMAVRIAREFLRRMAQPYDKAGCGGKKTLLTQEDVERLPHDAMDLF; encoded by the exons ATGAAGTTCAAGATCGACGATGTGACAGTGTACTTCCCCTACGAACATATCTATCCGGAGCAGTACGAGTACATGGTGGAGCTGAAGCGCACCCTCGATGCCCGCGGTCACTGCCTCCTCGAGATGCCCACCGGCACCGGCAAGACCGTTGCCCTACTCTCCCTCATCATCAGCTATTCCCTTTCCCGTGCCAGCAACCGTGGTCCGCTTAAGCTTATCTACTGCACCCGAACCGTCCACGAAATGGAGAAAATCCTCGCCGAACTCCGCCTCTTCCTCTCCCACCTTCCCTCCGAACTTCGCAGCTCCCTCCTAGCTCTCGGACTATCCTCTCGGAAGAACCTATGCATCAACCCCATCGCACTCTCTGCAGCCTCCCGTGACTCCGTCGACTCCGCCTGTCGCCGCCTCACGGCCAGCTGGGTCCGGGCCTCCGCCGCCGAGAATCCTGCCGTTCCTACCTGCGACTTCTTTGAAAGCTTCGACCGTGCCGCTTCCTCGTCTAATGCGGCCGTCTTGCTTCCTTCCGGAGTGTACTCGCTCCAGGACCTCCGTGCAGTCGGTAGAGAAAGGGGATGGTGCCCCTACTTCCTCGCGCGGCAGACCATCCACCACGCCAATGTCGTGGTCTATAGTTACCAATACTTACTGGACCCTAAGGTCGCTAGCATTATATCCAAGGAGATGCAGAAGGAGTGTGTCGTCGTGTTTGACGAGGCTCACAACATCGACAATGTGTGCATCGAGGCTCTCAGCGTCAGCGTCCGAAGGCAGACACTAGACGGCGCAGCCAGAAATCTCAACCGCATGACTCAGGAGATCGATAG GTTTAAGGCAACAGATGCTACCAGACTGCGCACAGAATACAATAGACTTTTGGAAGGACTAGCACAGAGAGGAAATTTAGCTC TAACTGATGCCTGGCTTGGGAACCCTGCCCTGCCTGATGACATTTTGAAGGAGGCTGTGCCTGGAAATATAAGGAGAGCTGAGCATTTTCTCTCTGTTTTAAGAAGGCTGGTGCAATATCTGAATGGTCGTTTGGAAACAGAAAATGTTGAGACAGAAGGACCTGTTGCCTTTGTTGCTTCAGTGAATTCCCAGGCTGGAATTGATCAGAAAATGCTTAGATTCTGCTATGATCGCTTGCACTCACTCATGCTTACACTTGAAATAACTGACACAGATGAGTTCCTGCACATTCAGACAGTTTGTGACTTTGCAACACTAATTGGTACATATACACGGGGCTTCTCAATAATCATTGAACCCTTTGATCAGCGGATGCCTCATATTCCTGACCCAGTATTGCAG CTCAGCTGTCATGACGCTTCTATTGCAATAAAGCCCATCTTTGATCGCTTTCAGTCAGTCATAATTACTTCTGGAACTCTAAGCCCTATTGACCTATATCCTCGTCTCTTAAATTTCAACCCAGTCATAAGTAGAAGCTTTACTATGTCTTTGACAAGGGATTGCATATGCCCAATGATTCTAACACGTGGAAG TGACCAGGCGCAAATAACTACACAATTTGGCATTCGTACAGAAGAAGCAGTTGTGAGGAATTATGGAAAATTATTGCTGGAGATGGTTTCTGCAGTTCCAGATGGCATTGTCTGTTTCTTTGTTAGTTACTCCTATATGGATGGAATCATTAACAGTTGGAATGAAATGGGAATTTTACAG GATGTGATGCAACATAAGCTAGTATTTATTGAAACTCAAGATGTAGTAGAGACTACACTGGCCCTCGATAACTATCGTAGAGCATGTGATTGTGGACGAGGGGCTGTATTTCTCTCAGTTGCAAG GGGTAAAGTTGCTGAAGGTATAGATTTTGATCGACACTATGGAAGACTTGTTATCATGTTTGGAGTTCCTTTCCAGTACACAAAGAGCAG aaTTTTGCTCGCTAGGTTAGAGTATTTGCGTGAGACATTCCAGATAAAAGAGGGTGATTTTCTTACTTTTGATGCTTTG AGGCAAGCTGCACAATGTGTTGGCCGTGTAATTCGTTCAAAAGCAGATTATGGGATGATGATATTTGCTGATCAAAG ATATAACCGTCGTGATAAACACTCTAAATTGCCTGGTTGGATACTGTCACATTTACGTGATGCACATCTTAATCTTAGCACTGATATGGCTGTGCGCATAGCACGAGAG TTCCTTCGAAGGATGGCCCAACCTTACGATAAGGCAGGCTGTGGGGGCAAGAAAACTCTCCTAACACAAGAAGACGTGGAAAGACTACCACATGATGCTATGGATTTGTTTTAG